One stretch of Gopherus flavomarginatus isolate rGopFla2 chromosome 2, rGopFla2.mat.asm, whole genome shotgun sequence DNA includes these proteins:
- the GDAP1 gene encoding ganglioside-induced differentiation-associated protein 1 isoform X1, producing MAPEEDGAAAGAVLLAECKAQAKLILYHWTHSFCSQKVRLVIAEKALKCEEHDVSLPLSEHNEPWFMRLNSSGEVPVLIHGENIICEATQIIDYLEETFVDEKTPRLMPEEGSMYHPRVQHYRELLDSLPMDAYTHGCILHPELTVDSMIPAYATTRIRSQIGNTESELKKLAKENPDLQDAYIAKQKRLKSKLLDHDNIKYLKKILDELEKVLDQVETELQRRNEETPEDGQQPWLCGEFFSLADVSLAVTLHRLKFLGFARRNWGNGKRPNLEAYYERILKRKTFNKVLGHVNNILISAVLPTAFRVAKKRAPRVLGTTMLVGLLAGMGYFAFTCLRKRFVNMMLSIRTRQPNFKL from the exons ATGGCGCCAGAGGAGGATGGCGCGGCAGCGGGCGCCGTGCTCCTGGCTGAATGCAAGGCACAGGCCAAGTTAATACTGTACCACTGGACCCACTCGTTCTGCTCCCAAAAG GTGCGCTTAGTAATTGCTGAAAAAGCACTGAAGTGTGAAGAACATGATGTAAGTTTACCTCTGAGTGAACACAATGAACCTTGGTTTATGCGTTTAAATTCATCTGGAGAAGTGCCTGTCCTTATCCATGGGGAGAATATTATTTGTGAGGCCACACAGATTATTGATTATCTTGAAGAGACGTTTGTGGATG agaagacacCAAGATTAATGCCAGAAGAAGGAAGCATGTATCACCCAAGGGTGCAACACTATAGAGAGCTCTTGGACTCCTTGCCTATGGATGCCTACACGCATGGCTGCATTTTACACCCAGAGTTAACAGTGGATTCCATGATTCCGGCTTACGCGACAACTAGAATTCGCA GCCAGATAGGTAACACAGAATCTGAACTGAAGAAGCTTGCCAAAGAAAATCCAGACCTCCAAGATGCTTATATAGCAAAACAGAAGCGTCTTAAA TCTAAGCTGCTGGACCATGATAATATAAAGTACCTGAAGAAAATACTTGATGAATTGGAAAAAGTTTTGGATCAGGTTGAGACTGAGTTACAAAGGAGAAATGAAGAAACACCAG AAGATGGACAGCAGCCTTGGCTGTGTGGCGAATTCTTTAGTTTGGCAGATGTATCGCTTGCTGTTACATTACATCGCCTGAAGTTTCTGGGGTTTGCAAGAAGAAACTGGGGAAATGGAAAACGACCCAACTTGGAAGCCTATTATGAACGTATCTTGAAGAGAAAAACATTTAACAAAGTTTTAGGACATGTCAACAACATATTAATCTCAGCAGTTCTGCCAACTGCATTCCGGGTGGCCAAGAAAAGGGCACCAAGAGTTCTTGGCACAACCATGTTGGTCGGCTTGCTAGCAGGAATGGGTTATTTTGCTTTCACTTGTCTTCGGAAGAGGTTTGTCAACATGATGTTATCAATTAGAACAAGGCAACCTAATTTTAAACTCTAA
- the GDAP1 gene encoding ganglioside-induced differentiation-associated protein 1 isoform X2 → MRLNSSGEVPVLIHGENIICEATQIIDYLEETFVDEKTPRLMPEEGSMYHPRVQHYRELLDSLPMDAYTHGCILHPELTVDSMIPAYATTRIRSQIGNTESELKKLAKENPDLQDAYIAKQKRLKSKLLDHDNIKYLKKILDELEKVLDQVETELQRRNEETPEDGQQPWLCGEFFSLADVSLAVTLHRLKFLGFARRNWGNGKRPNLEAYYERILKRKTFNKVLGHVNNILISAVLPTAFRVAKKRAPRVLGTTMLVGLLAGMGYFAFTCLRKRFVNMMLSIRTRQPNFKL, encoded by the exons ATGCGTTTAAATTCATCTGGAGAAGTGCCTGTCCTTATCCATGGGGAGAATATTATTTGTGAGGCCACACAGATTATTGATTATCTTGAAGAGACGTTTGTGGATG agaagacacCAAGATTAATGCCAGAAGAAGGAAGCATGTATCACCCAAGGGTGCAACACTATAGAGAGCTCTTGGACTCCTTGCCTATGGATGCCTACACGCATGGCTGCATTTTACACCCAGAGTTAACAGTGGATTCCATGATTCCGGCTTACGCGACAACTAGAATTCGCA GCCAGATAGGTAACACAGAATCTGAACTGAAGAAGCTTGCCAAAGAAAATCCAGACCTCCAAGATGCTTATATAGCAAAACAGAAGCGTCTTAAA TCTAAGCTGCTGGACCATGATAATATAAAGTACCTGAAGAAAATACTTGATGAATTGGAAAAAGTTTTGGATCAGGTTGAGACTGAGTTACAAAGGAGAAATGAAGAAACACCAG AAGATGGACAGCAGCCTTGGCTGTGTGGCGAATTCTTTAGTTTGGCAGATGTATCGCTTGCTGTTACATTACATCGCCTGAAGTTTCTGGGGTTTGCAAGAAGAAACTGGGGAAATGGAAAACGACCCAACTTGGAAGCCTATTATGAACGTATCTTGAAGAGAAAAACATTTAACAAAGTTTTAGGACATGTCAACAACATATTAATCTCAGCAGTTCTGCCAACTGCATTCCGGGTGGCCAAGAAAAGGGCACCAAGAGTTCTTGGCACAACCATGTTGGTCGGCTTGCTAGCAGGAATGGGTTATTTTGCTTTCACTTGTCTTCGGAAGAGGTTTGTCAACATGATGTTATCAATTAGAACAAGGCAACCTAATTTTAAACTCTAA
- the GDAP1 gene encoding ganglioside-induced differentiation-associated protein 1 isoform X3, producing the protein MPEEGSMYHPRVQHYRELLDSLPMDAYTHGCILHPELTVDSMIPAYATTRIRSQIGNTESELKKLAKENPDLQDAYIAKQKRLKSKLLDHDNIKYLKKILDELEKVLDQVETELQRRNEETPEDGQQPWLCGEFFSLADVSLAVTLHRLKFLGFARRNWGNGKRPNLEAYYERILKRKTFNKVLGHVNNILISAVLPTAFRVAKKRAPRVLGTTMLVGLLAGMGYFAFTCLRKRFVNMMLSIRTRQPNFKL; encoded by the exons ATGCCAGAAGAAGGAAGCATGTATCACCCAAGGGTGCAACACTATAGAGAGCTCTTGGACTCCTTGCCTATGGATGCCTACACGCATGGCTGCATTTTACACCCAGAGTTAACAGTGGATTCCATGATTCCGGCTTACGCGACAACTAGAATTCGCA GCCAGATAGGTAACACAGAATCTGAACTGAAGAAGCTTGCCAAAGAAAATCCAGACCTCCAAGATGCTTATATAGCAAAACAGAAGCGTCTTAAA TCTAAGCTGCTGGACCATGATAATATAAAGTACCTGAAGAAAATACTTGATGAATTGGAAAAAGTTTTGGATCAGGTTGAGACTGAGTTACAAAGGAGAAATGAAGAAACACCAG AAGATGGACAGCAGCCTTGGCTGTGTGGCGAATTCTTTAGTTTGGCAGATGTATCGCTTGCTGTTACATTACATCGCCTGAAGTTTCTGGGGTTTGCAAGAAGAAACTGGGGAAATGGAAAACGACCCAACTTGGAAGCCTATTATGAACGTATCTTGAAGAGAAAAACATTTAACAAAGTTTTAGGACATGTCAACAACATATTAATCTCAGCAGTTCTGCCAACTGCATTCCGGGTGGCCAAGAAAAGGGCACCAAGAGTTCTTGGCACAACCATGTTGGTCGGCTTGCTAGCAGGAATGGGTTATTTTGCTTTCACTTGTCTTCGGAAGAGGTTTGTCAACATGATGTTATCAATTAGAACAAGGCAACCTAATTTTAAACTCTAA